In a single window of the Littorina saxatilis isolate snail1 linkage group LG3, US_GU_Lsax_2.0, whole genome shotgun sequence genome:
- the LOC138961926 gene encoding ADP-ribosylation factor-like protein 13B isoform X1 — translation MFSLMGNCISTIRQRRQTKKPLTLALLGVDNAGKTTASFSFAGEPIDPDVAPTIGFRNVKFTFDKYDITLYDIGGGKNIRPVWKNYFPEVYGVIYMVDSSTAERMDEVRETFRESLEHPHVSGKPVLLLANKQDKADALDEVDICEQLNLESVVNTNKCPCRIDTCTALRGTGKKMDPRMKEGLRWLLGVVEKQWAQLKIRVDSDVKAVDQQRKEEAAARRERVRKQREDREKAEEEERQRLGIEKRDSDEDEMLDGDPFRPLNLNQLKKKEEKLKAEKKHLKELEQASKVKDTNGEALFAKTPGSTRLQGGGVGEGDKVFSPRTRPSALPPLEPLGTPFLEEGEQGKKKKKKKNKFLQGREETGTQQTRQSQDKTTDDDEDIVMATPRSQPVLSESVVGKSVRTVSNIKVSTHDDFPARQMLAAGITRVPQSLDGGEGEAEVDTPRTRKVKKKKLRDLAANQNGQARPVGAGDQLETMPRSVPRLMGLDGEDIKEVTAGGVAGQKKKRGKKNRLNPNDEEKYELSPRTVFASSPQHQGLKMTSRHSQMHSNVSLGSDHLGSKTWGMAEDLPAVADDAIAFRQPNFANDDDAIL, via the exons ATGTTTAGCCTCATGGGGAACTGCATATCTACAATCAGACAGCGCCGGCAGACCAAGAA GCCACTGACCCTGGCTCTGCTTGGGGTGGACAATGCTGGAAAAACAACCGCATCGTTCAGCTTTGCTGGGG AGCCCATTGACCCTGACGTGGCCCCAACCATTGGCTTCCGAAATGTCAAGTTCACTTTTGACAAGTATGACATCACGCTGTACGACATCGGTGGTGGGAAGAACATCCGGCCGGTGTGGAAGAACTATTTCCCGGAGGTGTACGGAGTCATCTACATGGTGGACTCCAGCACAGCCGAGCGTATGGACGAGGTCAGGGAGACATTCAGGGAAAGCCTGGAGCACCCTCATGTGTCGGGCAAGCCCGTCTTGTT acTGGCAAACAAGCAGGACAAGGCGGACGCCCTGGACGAGGTTGACATCTGTGAACAGCTCAACCTGGAGTCCGTGGTCAACACCAACAAGTGTCCCTGTCGCATT GACACCTGCACAGCGTTGCGGGGCACAGGGAAGAAGATGGATCCGCGCATGAAGGAGGGACTGCGGTGGCTGCTGGGGGTGGTGGAGAAACAGTGGGCCCAGCTCAAGATAAGGGTGGACAGCGATGTCAAGGCTGTTGACCAACAGCGCAAGGAGGAGGCTGCTGCTAGGAGGGAGAGAGTGCGCAAACAGCGAGAAGATAG ggaGAAGGCAGAAgaggaggagagacagagactgggGATAGAGAAGAGAGACAGTGACGAGGATGAAATGCTGGACGGAGATCCGTTCAGACCCCTGAACCTGAACCAGCTGAAGAAAAAG GAGGAGAAATTAAAGGCGGAGAAGAAGCATCTTAAAGAGCTGGAGCAGGCATCCAAGGTGAAGGACACCAACGGTGAGGCGCTGTTCGCCAAAACTCCTGGCTCCACTAGACTGCAGGGTGGTGGTGTGGGGGAGGGTGACAAAGTCTTCTCCCCAAGGACGCGACCTTCAGCCTTGCCGCCCCTCGAGCCACTGGGGACACCCTTCCTGGAGGAGGGCGAGCagggcaagaagaagaaaaaaaagaagaacaagttcCTTCAGGGCAGGGAAGAAACCGGTACACAACAGACCAGACAGTCCCAGGACAAAACGACGGACGACGATGAGGACATCGTCATGGCAACGCCAAGAAGCCAGCCAGTCTTGTCCGAGTCTGTGGTGGGGAAATCTGTGAGGACGGTGTCCAACATCAAAGTGTCCACCCACGATGACTTCCCCGCTCGCCAGATGCTGGCGGCCGGAATAACGCGCGTCCCACAGTCGCTGGATGGTGGTGAGGGGGAGGCGGAGGTGGACACGCCAAGGACGCGCAAggtcaagaagaagaagctgagaGACCTGGCGGCCAATCAGAACGGCCAGGCGCGGCCAGTGGGGGCGGGGGATCAGCTGGAGACGATGCCCAGATCTGTACCACGTCTCATGGGCCTTGATGGGGAAG ACATCAAGGAGGTAACAGCAGGGGGCGTGGCAGGGCAGAAAAAGAAGCGCGGCAAGAAGAATCGGCTGAATCCGAACGACGAGGAGAAGTATGAGTTGTCTCCCCGCACAGTGTTCGCAAGCAGTCCCCAGCACCAGGGTCTCAAGATGACCTCCCGACACTCACAGATGCACAGCAACGTCTCACTTGGCTCAG ACCACCTGGGCAGCAAGACATGGGGCATGGCGGAGGACCTGCCGGCCGTGGCTGACGACGCCATCGCCTTCAGACAACCCAACTTTGCCAATGATGACGACGCCATTTTGTGA
- the LOC138961926 gene encoding ADP-ribosylation factor-like protein 13B isoform X2, translated as MFSLMGNCISTIRQRRQTKKPLTLALLGVDNAGKTTASFSFAGEPIDPDVAPTIGFRNVKFTFDKYDITLYDIGGGKNIRPVWKNYFPEVYGVIYMVDSSTAERMDEVRETFRESLEHPHVSGKPVLLLANKQDKADALDEVDICEQLNLESVVNTNKCPCRIDTCTALRGTGKKMDPRMKEGLRWLLGVVEKQWAQLKIRVDSDVKAVDQQRKEEAAARRERVRKQREDREKAEEEERQRLGIEKRDSDEDEMLDGDPFRPLNLNQLKKKEEKLKAEKKHLKELEQASKVKDTNGEALFAKTPGSTRLQGGGVGEGDKVFSPRTRPSALPPLEPLGTPFLEEGEQGKKKKKKKNKFLQGREETGTQQTRQSQDKTTDDDEDIVMATPRSQPVLSESVVGKSVRTVSNIKVSTHDDFPARQMLAAGITRVPQSLDGGEGEAEVDTPRTRKVKKKKLRDLAANQNGQARPVGAGDQLETMPRSVPRLMGLDGEDIKEVTAGGVAEEC; from the exons ATGTTTAGCCTCATGGGGAACTGCATATCTACAATCAGACAGCGCCGGCAGACCAAGAA GCCACTGACCCTGGCTCTGCTTGGGGTGGACAATGCTGGAAAAACAACCGCATCGTTCAGCTTTGCTGGGG AGCCCATTGACCCTGACGTGGCCCCAACCATTGGCTTCCGAAATGTCAAGTTCACTTTTGACAAGTATGACATCACGCTGTACGACATCGGTGGTGGGAAGAACATCCGGCCGGTGTGGAAGAACTATTTCCCGGAGGTGTACGGAGTCATCTACATGGTGGACTCCAGCACAGCCGAGCGTATGGACGAGGTCAGGGAGACATTCAGGGAAAGCCTGGAGCACCCTCATGTGTCGGGCAAGCCCGTCTTGTT acTGGCAAACAAGCAGGACAAGGCGGACGCCCTGGACGAGGTTGACATCTGTGAACAGCTCAACCTGGAGTCCGTGGTCAACACCAACAAGTGTCCCTGTCGCATT GACACCTGCACAGCGTTGCGGGGCACAGGGAAGAAGATGGATCCGCGCATGAAGGAGGGACTGCGGTGGCTGCTGGGGGTGGTGGAGAAACAGTGGGCCCAGCTCAAGATAAGGGTGGACAGCGATGTCAAGGCTGTTGACCAACAGCGCAAGGAGGAGGCTGCTGCTAGGAGGGAGAGAGTGCGCAAACAGCGAGAAGATAG ggaGAAGGCAGAAgaggaggagagacagagactgggGATAGAGAAGAGAGACAGTGACGAGGATGAAATGCTGGACGGAGATCCGTTCAGACCCCTGAACCTGAACCAGCTGAAGAAAAAG GAGGAGAAATTAAAGGCGGAGAAGAAGCATCTTAAAGAGCTGGAGCAGGCATCCAAGGTGAAGGACACCAACGGTGAGGCGCTGTTCGCCAAAACTCCTGGCTCCACTAGACTGCAGGGTGGTGGTGTGGGGGAGGGTGACAAAGTCTTCTCCCCAAGGACGCGACCTTCAGCCTTGCCGCCCCTCGAGCCACTGGGGACACCCTTCCTGGAGGAGGGCGAGCagggcaagaagaagaaaaaaaagaagaacaagttcCTTCAGGGCAGGGAAGAAACCGGTACACAACAGACCAGACAGTCCCAGGACAAAACGACGGACGACGATGAGGACATCGTCATGGCAACGCCAAGAAGCCAGCCAGTCTTGTCCGAGTCTGTGGTGGGGAAATCTGTGAGGACGGTGTCCAACATCAAAGTGTCCACCCACGATGACTTCCCCGCTCGCCAGATGCTGGCGGCCGGAATAACGCGCGTCCCACAGTCGCTGGATGGTGGTGAGGGGGAGGCGGAGGTGGACACGCCAAGGACGCGCAAggtcaagaagaagaagctgagaGACCTGGCGGCCAATCAGAACGGCCAGGCGCGGCCAGTGGGGGCGGGGGATCAGCTGGAGACGATGCCCAGATCTGTACCACGTCTCATGGGCCTTGATGGGGAAG ACATCAAGGAGGTAACAGCAGGGGGCGTGGCAGAAGAGTGTTGA